A window of the Pedobacter frigiditerrae genome harbors these coding sequences:
- a CDS encoding FecR family protein, with protein sequence MENLDVKSLIERYNNGTLSLEEQAMLESWYISEVRSNKNYQGLEENLAKLDQNFMHIIGAEEKKGSKLWPRVAVAASFFAVLGLSLYFYNSKSPDKVEQANVELADIDPAGNKAYLTLGNGKRIALTGASNGTIAEQANVKITKTADGQLVYVIAENNSVASSKLEYNTIETPNGGRYEIALPDGTHVWMNAASSLKYPSSFALLTERRVELLGEAYFQVAKDKQHPFIVKTAQQEVKVLGTHFNINSYADEPEVRTTLLEGSVNVSNLKSKNSKILKPGQQATLKGGDIKVGDADVDQAMSWKNGDFVFVGEDLKAVMRQVARWYDVEIEYQGNINSSGVVSTISRTKKLSHVLKALQINQGIHFKVEGRRVLVMP encoded by the coding sequence ATGGAAAACCTAGATGTAAAATCACTGATCGAACGTTATAACAACGGAACGCTATCCTTAGAGGAACAGGCTATGCTGGAAAGTTGGTACATCAGCGAAGTCAGGTCTAATAAGAACTATCAGGGCCTAGAAGAAAATCTAGCAAAACTTGATCAGAACTTTATGCACATTATTGGTGCAGAAGAAAAGAAAGGATCTAAGCTTTGGCCGAGGGTTGCAGTCGCTGCTTCTTTTTTTGCCGTTCTTGGGTTAAGCCTATATTTTTATAATTCTAAATCTCCTGATAAGGTTGAACAAGCAAATGTTGAGTTAGCAGATATTGATCCTGCTGGCAATAAGGCTTATTTGACCCTTGGCAATGGAAAACGCATCGCACTTACAGGTGCGAGCAACGGTACTATTGCAGAACAAGCTAATGTAAAGATTACCAAAACTGCAGATGGACAATTGGTGTACGTAATTGCTGAAAATAATTCAGTTGCTTCATCCAAGTTAGAATACAACACAATCGAAACGCCAAATGGCGGTCGATATGAAATCGCACTTCCAGATGGAACGCATGTTTGGATGAATGCCGCATCGTCACTAAAATATCCATCTTCTTTTGCATTGCTTACAGAAAGAAGAGTAGAGCTTTTGGGAGAAGCCTATTTTCAGGTTGCAAAGGATAAACAGCATCCTTTTATCGTTAAGACTGCGCAGCAGGAAGTGAAGGTATTGGGTACACATTTCAACATCAACAGTTATGCGGATGAACCGGAAGTTAGGACAACCCTGCTCGAAGGTTCGGTAAATGTCTCCAATCTAAAAAGTAAAAATTCAAAAATATTAAAGCCAGGCCAACAGGCAACATTAAAGGGTGGTGACATCAAAGTTGGTGATGCAGATGTCGATCAGGCTATGAGCTGGAAAAATGGTGATTTCGTTTTTGTTGGCGAGGATCTTAAAGCCGTAATGCGTCAGGTTGCCAGATGGTATGATGTAGAGATCGAGTATCAAGGAAATATAAATTCTTCTGGTGTAGTAAGTACAATTTCCCGAACCAAGAAATTGTCGCATGTTTTGAAAGCGCTACAGATCAATCAGGGAATCCATTTTAAAGTTGAGGGAAGGAGGGTTTTGGTTATGCCTTAG